Within the Beduinella massiliensis genome, the region GAGAACGTCACCCTGTACGATGGGCATGCCCGTTTTGTGGGCGCGCATCAGGTGGAGGTAACGGGGGATACGGGCACATATCTCCTTGAGAGCGCGCAGATCTTCATCAATACCGGTTCTACTGCCCGCATTCCGCCCATCGAGGGCATTCGGGATACGCCGGGCGTCTACACCAGCGCGGGGCTGATGGACGTCGAGGTCCTTCCGCACCGCCTCGTCGTCATCGGCGGCGGATACATCGGACTGGAGTTTGCCTCCATGTTCGCGGACTTCGGAAGCCAGGTGACCGTCCTGCAGGATAACGGGGACTTTCTGCCGCGTGAAGACGAGGACGTGGCGCGGGCGATTCGCGATACGCTGGAAGCGCAGGGCATCATCCTGCGATTTAACGCAAAGACGCAGAAGATTGAGAAGGGCGCGCAGGGGCCGGTCCTAACGTTTGAGGCCGGCGGAACGGTCGAGCGCTTTGAGGCGGACGCGGTGCTGGTCGCGACGGGGCGCGTGCCCAATACGCAGGGGCTGAACTGCGAGGCAGCGGGCGTTCAACTCACGCCGCATGGGGCCGTTCGGGTCGACGATCAGCTCCGCACGACCGCGCCAGGCATCTGGGCGCTGGGCGACGTAAACGGCGGCGCGCAGCACACCTACGTGTCGCTGGACGACTTTCGCGTCGTATGGTCGCAGCTGTCCGGCAGCACGCGTTACACCACGGCGGATCGCAGGAATGTGCCCTACAGCGTGTTCCTGCACACGCCCTATGCCCGCGTTGGGCTGAATGAGCGCGAAGCGCGCGCCGCGGGCTACGACGTCCGCGTGATGAAGATGCCCGCGGCGGCGATCCCCAAGGCGCAGGTGCTTCGGGCGACGGACGGCTTGCTCAAGGCGGTCGTGGATGTCCGGACGGACAAAATCCTGGGCGCGATGCTGCTGTGCAGCGAGTCCTACGAGACGATCAACGTCGTGAAGCTGGCCATGGATTTGGGAGCGCCCTACACGGCGCTTCGCGACCAGGTCTTCACCCATCCCACGATGACGGAGGCCTTAAACGACCTGTTCAGCCTCTGAGAATTTTTCTTTCCGGCCGATTGCCTCGGCCGGTTTTCGTTTTTGGTGAAACCTCTTGCCCCCCTTGGAATAAAAATTTGCATTTCCTGAATCTGGGGCTGTGCTCGTGCGTCTAATGGGTGAAGCGCGCTTTTAAAAGAGGGCCGCGCAAGCGGCCTTATCCCGCCGGCGCCGGACGCCCCGCGTCCAACGCCCGACGGACATCCAAAGAGGAGGAACACCATGGACAAGGAGGACTTCGCCGCGAGGATCACCTCGGCGCAGGGCAGCCTGTACCGCATCGCGTGCAGTTACCTTGCGTGTGAGCACGACCGCCTGGACGCGATCAGCGAGGCAATCTGCAAAGCCTGGCAAAAGCGGGATACCCTGCGCAGCGAGCGGTATTTTAACACCTGGCTGGTTCGCATCCTCATCCGGGAGTGCATTGCCATTCAGCGCAGGCAGCGGCGCACGACGCCGGTGGAGCAGTTGATGCAGCCCGACGTGCCTACGCAGAACGAGGATTTGCGCCTGGCGCTCAGCCGTCTTCCGCAAAAGCTGCGGGCCGCGACTGTGCTGCACTACATGGAGGGCTACAGCGTGCAGGAGGTCGCCTCGATGCTGGGTACGACCAAGGGCGCGGTTTGCTCGCGGCTTTCACGTGCGCGCGAAAGCCTGCGTGCCCTTCTGAAGGAGGGGATCGAATGAAGCGCGAAGAATGGCGGCGCGCCTACGAGCCGCTGCCGGACAGCCTTGCCGTGCGTGTCGAGCGCACCCTATCACAGCTTGAGGAGGAACGTATCGTGAAAAAACATGTGTTACGGACGATCATCATCGTCTGCGTGCTAGTGCTTTTGCTGGGCGGTACCGCGCTAGCGATGGCGAGGCAGTTTGGCGTGGGGGACTTTCTGGGCTGGATGTACGGAGAGGAGCTAAAGCCCGGCGCGCAGGAGCTCGTAGATTATCCACAGGCTTCAAAGCGCGTAGGCGACGTGACGGTGACCGTGCGCGAGGCGATTTGGGACGGCTTCGCCGGTCATCTGGTGATCGAGTACAGGAGCCCGGAGGGCACGGCGATGGTGCCCTGGGACGACCGGCGGATCGAAGGAAAAGCGGAGGACGAACAGGCGCTGCTGGATACCTATAGCGTCTATTACGCGCCGCTTGATCCGGATCTCCTGTGCGTCACCGATAAAGGAAGTGAAACGTTCTGGGGCGAACTGGGTTTTTATTACCGGCAGGAAGCGGACGACGTGCTCTCGATGATTCTGTCGTTCAGCTGCACACAAATGAAGTCTACGCGGCTGTCCTTTGGCGCGGGCGCGCACAAGTTTACGAAGGGGCAGGAGGACGAGCGGACGGACGAATGGCTGGAATTTGATGTGACCGACCACACCCTGAAAAACCATACCTTCACGTTCGAGCGTCCCGGCGAATTGAACGGGAAGGAGATCGACCGCGTGACCTTTACCTTTACCCCCTTGCAGACCGTGGTGGACATCGACTTTGCGGACGGGGCCCGGACGTACACGGGCATAGACGTGCTGGTACTGGACGAAGCGGGGAACGCCGTTGAGCCCACATCCACGTCCCTCTTGTCCAACGGCGTGGACGCCTTTGACGAGCTGCCCCGGAGGATTGGGCTGCAGGCGGCGTCGAACGGGGAACCCATCGGGGAGGTGCTCGCCCTGTCGTTTGAGTAAAGCGGGAATTTGCAGAAACGGAGCGCGGCCCGGAGCTGATTTTTTTCAGCTCCGGGCCGCGCGTTTGTCTTTTGCTTAAAGTGCGCATCCGGGGAAACGTTCCTTTGCCGCCCTGAACAGCACCGGGGTAATGGCCGGATACGTCAGATTTTCCGGCAGGCAATCAAAGGTGCAGGTGCGCGCCATCTCGCTTTCGGGCAACGCCGAGAGCGTGCGGATGTCCGCAAAGAAGACCCTGCCGTTGGACGAATCCTTTTCGTCGCCCGCGCGGTAGTCGAAGAGCGGCGTCAGCGTGAAGTCCGTCGCGCCCGATTCCTCGTACAGCTCGCGCCGCGCCGCTTCCTCGGGCGTTTCGCCGGGCTCAATGTGGCCGCCCTGCGTCTCCCAGGTGGCGCGTTTTTTATGCTGGCTGAGCAGGATTTTGTCCTGATAGCGCGAGAGCGTCACGATAAAGCGGTAATCGGAAAGCCCGTCGAGGGGATAGACCTCGCAGTAACTGAGGCTTTGGCGGATCGCGCGCACCCGGTTCAGCCACAGGGCCGCGCTCGCGTCGCTGGGCATGCGCCAGTCGCCACGCGGAGAAAGGCTTACGCTGCCGACCTTGGGGCCGTCGGGCATGCACGAGCGCTTGAACTGCTGGCTGAAGAAACGGCGCGTAAACGTCTCCAGTGCGTCCACGATCTGACGGCGGGTGTAGGCGCCGGCAAAGGCGGCTTCGGCCAGCGCGAGCAGCTTGTCCGGCCCCGCGCCGCAGTCCATCATGTTGTACAGAAAGAAGTCGTGCAGCGCGTAAGCCCCCAGCACGTCCTCCGTGCGCTGGGAGAGCTCCTCGCCTTCCTTGGAGGGGATCAGCTCCGGGGAGATCGGCGTATCCAGGATGTCGTCCACGATGGCGGCGATTTCCCCTCCGAACACTGTATGGCCCATGTAACGCACCAGATGCTGGATCAGCGTCTTGGGTACGCTGCCGTTGATGTTGTACATGGACATCTGGTCGCCGTTATAGGTGCACCAGCCCAGCGCCAGCTCGGAGAGGTCGCCCGTGCCCATCACCAGCGCGCCGATACGGTTGGCGTAGTCCATCAGAACCTGCGTGCGCTCGCGTGCCTGCGCGTTTTCGTAGGCGACGTCGTGTACGTCGGGGTTCTGGCCGATGTCCGCGAAGTGCTGCGTAACCGCCGGGCCGATGGGGATTTCCTTCACCGTGCAGCCCAGCCGCGCCATGAGCGCGCGCGCGTTGTTCAGCGTGCGGCTGCCGGTGCCAAAGCCCGGCATCGTGATCGCGTGCAGTCCGTCGGCGGGGTAGCCTGCCTCGCGGAAGGCGTGCGCCGTCACCAGCAGCGTCAGCGTCGAATCCAGGCCGCCCGAAACGCCGATGACCGCCTTGTGAAGCCCTGTGCGTTCAAAGCGGGTGAGCAACCCGTTTTTTTGGATTGAGAGGATCTCCTGCGTGCGCGTCTCGCGCTCCGTCCCCGTGGGCACGAAGGGCATGGGCGAGACGGGGCGCAGCAGGTCGGCCTTGTCCGCACCACCGAGCTTTATGGGGATGCGGCGCAGGCCCTGCGGCGCGTCCGTGAAGAAGGAACGGTTGCGCGCGCGCTTAAATGTGAGGCGCTGCAGGTCCACATCCGCGACCGTCAGCGATTCGCTGCGGACAAAGCGCCTGTTTTCGGCGAGCAGGCGGCCGTTTTCGTAGACGCCCGCGTAGCCCGCAAAGACGAGATCGGTCGTCGATTCGCCGTAGCCGGCGCCCGCGTAAACGTAGCCGCACATACAGCGTGCGGACTGCTGCGAGATCAGCTCCGTGCGGTAGCGGTGCTTGGTGACGACCTCGTTGCTGGCGGAGGGGTTGAAGATGAGCTGCGCGCCCGCCATGCACAGCGGGCCGGAGGGCGGCGCGGGCACCCAAAGGTCCTCGCAGATTTCTACGCCGAAGCAGGCTTCATCGCTTTCAAAGAGCAGCCCGCCGCCCATGGGAACGGTATCGCCCGAAAGGGAGATCGCGGCGGGCGCCTCGCTCGCGGGGGAAAACCAGCGCTGTTCGTAAAATTCGGCGTAGTTGGGCAGATGCTGCTTGACCGCGATGCCGGCGACGCGTCCACCCGATACGACGGCAGCGCAGTTGAACAGCCGCCCGCCCGCCATCAGCGGCAGACCGACGATGGAGACGACGGGCCCGCCGTGCGCGGCGATGCGAAGCAGACCGTCGAGCGCGGCCGTCTGCAGCGTGGGCTGCAGCAGCAGGTCGCCGCAGGTGTAGCCGCAAAGGCAAAGCTCGGGGAAGACGAGGATGCGCACGCCCGCGTCCGCGGCGCGGTCGATGAGCCCGATGATATTCTGCGTATTTTTGGCGCAGTCCGCGACGTCAACGCGCGGAACAGCGGCGCCCACGCGGAGCATTCCACTTAACAACGTTCATCATCCTTTCCAACGATGGGGACGAAAATAGTTTTTCTTACTGTACCACATTTGGGCCGGTTGTACAACCGCGGCGGCATGATTCCGCCGGCCTTTGCATAGGAATCAGTACGATGCGGGAGGGATGAAACATGAGCAATCCGGACAGACATGTCATTCACGTCGGCAGCATGCAGGTGCGTGAGCGGCGCGCGCCGGGCACGGGCGCAAAGCCCGGCTCCAGGCAGCAGCAGGAGACGGGCGGGCTCACACTGCCCGAGCGGCTGCTTCGCGACTGCGCGCTGTGCACGGCGGCGGTGCTCGCGGCGATGAGCTTTGCCAACATCGGCGGCACGACGGCGGACGGCGTGATGAGCCGCGTCGCCTCTGCGGTGCAGATGGATTTCCAGCCGGACGAGGCGTTGGGCAGGCTGCAGTTCGTGCAGAACATGCTGCCCGAGAGCGTGCTCGTCTTTTGGAACGTCGGGGAGGAGACAGCGGCCTACGAGGTCCCCAAGGGCGACGTCGTGCACACCTGGAGCGAGCAGGAGCCGTGGCTGGAGGTTGCCTGCGAGGGCGACGTAAAGGCGGCGGCCGCGGGCGAAGTAATGAGCGTCACGCGCGGCGACGAAGGGCTTTACACGATGCGGCTTCAGCATGCGGACGGCTCCGAAACGATTTACGGCAACCTGGCGCAGTGTCTCGCCTGGGAGGGCGATTACGTAGAGGAGGAGGGCGTCCTGGGAACAGCGGACGGCGAATTGTCGTTTGAAATTCGCAGAGAGGGTAGGATGCTGAACCCTGCGGACGTCGCGAAGCGATGAAAATAGCCAAGGTCAGGGACGTGAGCATCGAGATGCACCCCGCGCTTCCGATTTTCATGGCGGCGATGTGCATGATGGGCCTTCAGCGCGTGCTGGCGGTGAGCATCACCGTGCTGACGCTGCACGAGCTGGCGCACGCGCTTACGGCGCGCCTGCTGGGCTTTCAGGTCGTCTCGCTGGAGCTGATGCCCTTCGGCGCCTGCGCGAGGCTCGAAGGCATGCGGGAGGAGACCGGATGGCGCAGCGCGGTCATCGCGCTTTCGGGTCCGGCGATGAACGCGCTGCTCGTCGTGTTGGCGATGGCCTGCGTGGGATCGGGGTGGGCTGTGCGCCAGGACGCGCAGCTCTTCGTGCGCATCAACCTGGTGCTCATGTTCTTTAACCTCTTACCGGTGCTCCCGCTCGACGGCGGGCGTGCGCTGTACGCCCTGTGCGCCGCGCGCCTGGGACGTGAGCGCTGTCTGCGCGTCTTTTCGCGCGCGGGGGAGGCGGTCGGGCTTGCGATTATCGCCCTGGGTGTCTACGGCGCGGTGTACAGGGTTCTGAACCTGACCCTCTTTCTCACGGGAAGCTATCTCGTCTACGCGGCGGCGAAGGAGCGGCAGACGCCCGGCATGGGCGGCGTGCGCACGGTGCTCTGCCACGTGCGCCAGCTCACGCGGCGCGGCGTGCTGCCCGTCCGCTCGATGCTCGTGCGTGCGGACCTGCCGCTGACGGCGCTGGCTGGAGGCCTCTCGGCGCGCGCTTATGGGGATTTTCAGGTCGTGGACGATGAGATGCGCCCTCTGGGCACGCTGCGGGAAGACGCGCTGCTTTCGGCGCTCATGGAGGACCCGACGCAGTCCGTGCGGGACGCGCTGGAGGGGTTACGGAAAAGACAAGAAAAAGTGAAAAAAGATTGAAAAAACCTGTTGACATGGGGCGCGGAATGCGCTATAATATCATTCGTCGAACGGAGCACTTCAAAAACGCTCCCGGATGAACTGAATATTGGGGAATTGTGTAACGGCAGCACCTACGACTCTGACTCGTATTGTCTAGGTTCGAATCCTAGTTCCCCAGCCATTATGGCTCCATGGTCAAGCGGTTAAGACGTCGCCCTCTCAAGGCGAAATCAGGGGTTCGATTCCCCTTGGAGCTACCAAAGCGGAAAGCGTCGAAAGTCGGCGCTTTTTTTGATTTTTGAAAAAGCATGACGCTTTGAAAGCAATATGGGTACGGAACGGCCGCGCTCTGCGGTGAAAGAAAAACGGCCGATGCGTTTGCCGGCCGTCTAGCCATCGACCAAGTCGATGACCGCGTGCAAAATGAAGGATCATTTTGCACGGATGATATGGAAAATTTTTTCTCCCGAGGCGGAATGTTAGATCACATCCCGGCATGTCCTCCGCCGGTGGATTCGTTTGAGGCCTGCGTGAGGCGCCTTCGCCTCCCGTTCAGTGCGGGCGGCCCTGTTCCAGCGCGGCGTTGCAGGTCTCGTCGATGGAGGCCGCAACCTGGGCGGGGGTTTTCGTTCCCCGCAGCAGATCCTGAATGTTGAGGTAAAACGCATCCCGCACGCCCTGCCAGTTCAGGTTGTCGAGACGAACGATGGTGGTAAGATTTTCGCTGTTTTCCCTGTAGGCATTCAGCATCCAGATCTTATCGCCGTATTCTTCCATGACCGAATAATTGACCGGAAGGGTGCCCAGCGTGTATTTCATCAATTCCTCATCCGAATAAATGTACCGGATGAACTCCTTTGCCACCTGTATTTTTTCCGCGTCGCCGTTGTCAAACACACAAAAGCCGTTGGTGGTGGCGACGGCGTAGCCGCGGCCATCCATGCTGGGGAAGTTGACCGGGAACACGTCCAGCCCCTGATCACGGTAATCCCATAGATTGGTGAGATTGGACATGCAGATGGCCAGCTGACCGTTGCCGAACAGGTCGATCACGTCGGCAAATTCGATGTTTTCTGCAGCCTTCGGCACATAGCCCTGATCGTCCAGAGACTTCAGCCACGCGAGCGCCGCGATGCCCTCCGGCGTATTCACGGCAAAATTCCCTTCCTCGTCGTACAGGCTGCCGCCCATCGCCTGCAGCAGCGTCATGATGTGGCTGTCTCCCTGGCTGGTCAGTGCATACATCATGAACACATAGGTGCTCTCGTCGGCGATGGACGCCTTCAGCCCCGCGAACACCGTGTTGAAATCCTCCGTGGACCAGTGAGCGATGGTGTCCGGCTCGGGAATGAAGGCATCCAGCCCCGCCTGCTCCATCATGGCCCGGTTCACAGCCAGCGTGTTTTGCAGCTGGTGATAGGGGAGGACGTAGACGTGCCCTTCGTAGGTGTTCTGATTCCAGAATGTGCTGCTGATATCCGAGCGCAGCGCTTCGTCGATGATGTCGTCCAGCGGGACGAGCCACCCCTTGTCCGCCCAGGCGGAGGTATTCCAGGAACCGGCGAAGAAGATGTCCGTTGCATCCTGCGTGCCGATCTTGTCCAG harbors:
- a CDS encoding FAD-dependent oxidoreductase gives rise to the protein MKRNEYDAIIIGFGKGGKTLAAKLGASGKKVALAEMDSDMYGGTCINVGCIPSKSLITSAAKTDPHAPEAEKAAAFRRAVEEKRRLTAMLRKKNYDKLERMENVTLYDGHARFVGAHQVEVTGDTGTYLLESAQIFINTGSTARIPPIEGIRDTPGVYTSAGLMDVEVLPHRLVVIGGGYIGLEFASMFADFGSQVTVLQDNGDFLPREDEDVARAIRDTLEAQGIILRFNAKTQKIEKGAQGPVLTFEAGGTVERFEADAVLVATGRVPNTQGLNCEAAGVQLTPHGAVRVDDQLRTTAPGIWALGDVNGGAQHTYVSLDDFRVVWSQLSGSTRYTTADRRNVPYSVFLHTPYARVGLNEREARAAGYDVRVMKMPAAAIPKAQVLRATDGLLKAVVDVRTDKILGAMLLCSESYETINVVKLAMDLGAPYTALRDQVFTHPTMTEALNDLFSL
- a CDS encoding sigma-70 family RNA polymerase sigma factor — translated: MDKEDFAARITSAQGSLYRIACSYLACEHDRLDAISEAICKAWQKRDTLRSERYFNTWLVRILIRECIAIQRRQRRTTPVEQLMQPDVPTQNEDLRLALSRLPQKLRAATVLHYMEGYSVQEVASMLGTTKGAVCSRLSRARESLRALLKEGIE
- a CDS encoding DUF4179 domain-containing protein; the protein is MKREEWRRAYEPLPDSLAVRVERTLSQLEEERIVKKHVLRTIIIVCVLVLLLGGTALAMARQFGVGDFLGWMYGEELKPGAQELVDYPQASKRVGDVTVTVREAIWDGFAGHLVIEYRSPEGTAMVPWDDRRIEGKAEDEQALLDTYSVYYAPLDPDLLCVTDKGSETFWGELGFYYRQEADDVLSMILSFSCTQMKSTRLSFGAGAHKFTKGQEDERTDEWLEFDVTDHTLKNHTFTFERPGELNGKEIDRVTFTFTPLQTVVDIDFADGARTYTGIDVLVLDEAGNAVEPTSTSLLSNGVDAFDELPRRIGLQAASNGEPIGEVLALSFE
- a CDS encoding NAD(+) synthase; translated protein: MLSGMLRVGAAVPRVDVADCAKNTQNIIGLIDRAADAGVRILVFPELCLCGYTCGDLLLQPTLQTAALDGLLRIAAHGGPVVSIVGLPLMAGGRLFNCAAVVSGGRVAGIAVKQHLPNYAEFYEQRWFSPASEAPAAISLSGDTVPMGGGLLFESDEACFGVEICEDLWVPAPPSGPLCMAGAQLIFNPSASNEVVTKHRYRTELISQQSARCMCGYVYAGAGYGESTTDLVFAGYAGVYENGRLLAENRRFVRSESLTVADVDLQRLTFKRARNRSFFTDAPQGLRRIPIKLGGADKADLLRPVSPMPFVPTGTERETRTQEILSIQKNGLLTRFERTGLHKAVIGVSGGLDSTLTLLVTAHAFREAGYPADGLHAITMPGFGTGSRTLNNARALMARLGCTVKEIPIGPAVTQHFADIGQNPDVHDVAYENAQARERTQVLMDYANRIGALVMGTGDLSELALGWCTYNGDQMSMYNINGSVPKTLIQHLVRYMGHTVFGGEIAAIVDDILDTPISPELIPSKEGEELSQRTEDVLGAYALHDFFLYNMMDCGAGPDKLLALAEAAFAGAYTRRQIVDALETFTRRFFSQQFKRSCMPDGPKVGSVSLSPRGDWRMPSDASAALWLNRVRAIRQSLSYCEVYPLDGLSDYRFIVTLSRYQDKILLSQHKKRATWETQGGHIEPGETPEEAARRELYEESGATDFTLTPLFDYRAGDEKDSSNGRVFFADIRTLSALPESEMARTCTFDCLPENLTYPAITPVLFRAAKERFPGCAL
- a CDS encoding peptidoglycan DD-metalloendopeptidase family protein; this encodes MSNPDRHVIHVGSMQVRERRAPGTGAKPGSRQQQETGGLTLPERLLRDCALCTAAVLAAMSFANIGGTTADGVMSRVASAVQMDFQPDEALGRLQFVQNMLPESVLVFWNVGEETAAYEVPKGDVVHTWSEQEPWLEVACEGDVKAAAAGEVMSVTRGDEGLYTMRLQHADGSETIYGNLAQCLAWEGDYVEEEGVLGTADGELSFEIRREGRMLNPADVAKR
- a CDS encoding site-2 protease family protein, whose product is MKIAKVRDVSIEMHPALPIFMAAMCMMGLQRVLAVSITVLTLHELAHALTARLLGFQVVSLELMPFGACARLEGMREETGWRSAVIALSGPAMNALLVVLAMACVGSGWAVRQDAQLFVRINLVLMFFNLLPVLPLDGGRALYALCAARLGRERCLRVFSRAGEAVGLAIIALGVYGAVYRVLNLTLFLTGSYLVYAAAKERQTPGMGGVRTVLCHVRQLTRRGVLPVRSMLVRADLPLTALAGGLSARAYGDFQVVDDEMRPLGTLREDALLSALMEDPTQSVRDALEGLRKRQEKVKKD
- a CDS encoding ABC transporter substrate-binding protein, which gives rise to MKRIFCVCLAFAVVLSLSGCQSTSSNNGKSRAITLKISTPPIGLGDIPGVGESEVSDMLALAAERFSAQYTACDVRFEISRYNYMDEKAQLLDKIGTQDATDIFFAGSWNTSAWADKGWLVPLDDIIDEALRSDISSTFWNQNTYEGHVYVLPYHQLQNTLAVNRAMMEQAGLDAFIPEPDTIAHWSTEDFNTVFAGLKASIADESTYVFMMYALTSQGDSHIMTLLQAMGGSLYDEEGNFAVNTPEGIAALAWLKSLDDQGYVPKAAENIEFADVIDLFGNGQLAICMSNLTNLWDYRDQGLDVFPVNFPSMDGRGYAVATTNGFCVFDNGDAEKIQVAKEFIRYIYSDEELMKYTLGTLPVNYSVMEEYGDKIWMLNAYRENSENLTTIVRLDNLNWQGVRDAFYLNIQDLLRGTKTPAQVAASIDETCNAALEQGRPH